The following coding sequences lie in one Aspergillus puulaauensis MK2 DNA, chromosome 3, nearly complete sequence genomic window:
- a CDS encoding putative secondary metabolism biosynthetic enzyme (COG:M;~EggNog:ENOG410PFZI;~InterPro:IPR029063;~PFAM:PF13649,PF13489,PF08242,PF02353,PF08241, PF13847;~SMCOG1089:methyltransferase;~TransMembrane:2 (i25-42o48-66i);~antiSMASH:Cluster_3.7) — protein MMFTIPNAVQVVDGPGCERFTYDRLLLALVGFPAILTLAFGGGLWMGIGLAFVLCIPSLILIWTITSREQAAPEENRQPIESYLDFKTPADRERYSGHCKIPMAQFTEMYFDQLVDFKVDCHDALERRYDWASFAFTPGLFKYFLFTMVPDILLHTKSRDRKQTHEVYDRGNDFYYFSLGDSMTFSSGIISDPHRAESIQEMQNNKMRVVCRKIGLKAGESVLDIGCGWGTFSAFASVEHKASVTGITLSRNGAAAASERLEQQGISPDQSRILCLDYREIPPASRFDKIVCLEMAEHVGIRRLPAFLKQMYELLDDQGVFFLQIGGLRKRWQFEDLIWGLFMNKYIFPGADASVPLGVYISMVEDAGFEVKSVDTIGVHYAATIWRWYGIWKSNKDEVIAKYGNRWYRIWLYFLSSATIQARNGGATAYQITLVKSRNRTQRVLGVQDQLGVRTAQ, from the exons ATGATG TTCACTATCCCCAACGCTGTGCAGGTTGTGGATGGGCCAGGCTGTGAGCGGTTCACTTATGACCGCTTGCTGCTCGCCCTCGTTGGTTTCCCTGCGATATTGACCCTGGCCTTCGGAGGAGGCCTCTGGATGGGAATAGGTCTCGCGTTTGTCTTGTGCATTCCGAGTTTGATTCTCATCTGGACCATTACCTCCAGGGAGCAAGCTGCACCGGAGGAGAATAGGCAGCCCATTGAGAGCTACCTGGATTTCAAGACCCCAGCCGACCGCGAGAGATACAGCGGACATTGCAAGATTCCAATGGCCCAGTTTACGGAAATGTATTTCGATCAGCTGGTGGACTTTAAGGTGGATTGCCACGATGCACTCGAGCGACGCTACGACTGGGCAAGCTTTGCATTTACCCCTGGGTTGTTCAAGTACTTCCTTTTCACCATGGTGCCGGATATTCTGCTGCACACGAAAAGCCGCG ATCGCAAGCAGACGCACGAAGTCTACGACCGCGGCAACGATTTCTACTACTTCAGCCTGGGTGATTCGATGACCTTCTCGTCTGGAATAATCTCCGATCCGCATCGAGCCGAGTCAATCCAGGAGATGCAGAACAATAAGATGAGGGTAGTTTGCCGCAAGATCGGGTTGAAGGCAGGGGAGAGCGTGCTGGACATCGGATGCGGCTGGGGCACTTTCAGCGCCTTCGCAAGCGTCGAGCACAAGGCGAGCGTCACTGGCATCACGCTGAGTCGCAatggtgctgctgccgcctcgGAGCGTCTCGAGCAGCAAGGCATATCCCCGGACCAGAGCCGCATACTCTGTCTTGATTATCGTGAGATCCCGCCCGCCTCCCGGTTCGACAAGATTGTCTGTTTAGAGATGGCAGAGCATGTGGGAATCCGCAGGCTGCCTGCGTTTCTGAAGCAGATGTACGAGCTCTTGGACGACCAgggcgtcttcttcctccagatcGGAGGACTACGCAAGCGCTGGCAATTCGAGGACCTGATCTGGGGACTATTCATGAACAAGTACATCTTTCCGGGCGCGGACGCTTCGGTGCCCTTGGGGGTGTATATCAGCATGGTCGAAGATGCTGGATTCGAAGTCAAAAGCGTTGATACTATTGGGGTCCATTATGCAGCCACCATCTGGCGCTGGTACGGGATCTGGAAGAGCAACAAGGACGAGGTCATCGCCAAGTATGGGAACAGATGGTACCGCATCTGGCTGTACTTCCTCTCGTCAGCGACCATCCAGGCACGCAATGGGGGTGCCACGGCGTATCAAATCACGCTGGTTAAGAGCAGGAACCGCACGCAGAGGGTGTTGGGTGTCCAGGATCAGCTCGGGGTAAGGACGGCGCAGTGA
- a CDS encoding amine oxidase, flavin-containing superfamily (COG:O;~EggNog:ENOG410PI0U;~InterPro:IPR002937,IPR036188;~PFAM:PF01593,PF13450;~SECRETED:SignalP(1-22);~antiSMASH:Cluster_3.7;~go_function: GO:0016491 - oxidoreductase activity [Evidence IEA];~go_process: GO:0055114 - oxidation-reduction process [Evidence IEA]) has translation MRLSVGLTRLATFATIWPGIVGAQSDSHDDNWDVDPENIITRDVCVLGGGASGTYAAIRLRELGQSVALVEKQDHLGGHTRTYHDPGTGTTIDYGVWVYENNTEATNFFGRFNISLTVQDFSRITQASQRYDLRTGEAVPPPAGNATDAMVRYAEQLLKYPYLSNGWDLPDPVPADLLLSFRDFVAKYELGAAVEILTLYAQGLRGDILDYPVVYIMKYFSLGVLSGVQNGFLTTANHDNQELYAAAQAELEEDVLLNSTVIRIRREEEVVDVETGSKQHHILVRTATGVKLIKANKLIVTIPPTLANLEGFDLDSHEESIFAQFQYSFYYTTVLSLPGIPSDVQIVNRGIDTEYNVPVLPGAYVFSPSALPGVFTGYFGGGDQNLTEGEVAELIQGNALSLQNAGYDVETVEILAYGNHSPFELFAPAEAIASGFYRDLYALQGYRGTWYSGAAFEAHSSAALWKFTETLLVEKVLSG, from the coding sequence ATGCGCCTCTCAGTTGGACTAACAAGACTGGCAACCTTCGCCACTATATGGCCAGGAATAGTCGGTGCTCAGTCTGACTCCCACGATGATAACTGGGATGTAGACCCAGAGAATATCATCACTCGCGACGTCTGcgtcctcggcggcggcgcttCCGGTACATACGCCGCCATCCGCCTACGAGAGCTAGGCCAGAGCGTCGCTCTCGTCGAGAAGCAGGACCACCTAGGCGGGCATACAAGAACATACCACGACCCAGGCACAGGCACGACAATTGACTATGGCGTGTGGGTGTACGAGAACAACACCGAAGCGACAAACTTCTTCGGCCGTTTCAACATCTCCCTGACAGTCCAGGATTTCTCACGGATCACCCAGGCGAGTCAGAGATACGATCTTCGCACGGGGGAAGCCGTCCCACCACCTGCTGGGAATGCCACGGATGCCATGGTCCGTTATGCCGAGCAGCTGTTGAAGTATCCTTATCTTTCAAATGGATGGGATCTTCCTGACCCCGTCCCAGCAGATCTCCTGCTTTCGTTCCGTGACTTTGTCGCGAAGTACGAGCTCGGGGCTGCGGTGGAGATACTCACCCTCTATGCGCAGGGGCTGAGGGGGGACATCCTAGACTATCCCGTGGTGTATATTATGAAGTACTTTAGTCTGGGTGTGCTCAGTGGCGTACAGAACGGGTTCTTGACGACCGCAAACCACGACAATCAGGAGCTGTACGCAGCCGCACAGGCGGAGCTTGAAGAGGACGTCCTGCTAAACAGCACAGTCATTAGAATtcggcgagaagaagaagttgttgatgttgagacCGGTTCCAAGCAGCATCACATCCTGGTCCGCACTGCAACCGGCGTGAagctcatcaaagccaaCAAGCTGATCGTGACTATCCCGCCTACTCTCGCGAACCTAGAAGGTTTCGACCTGGACAGTCATGAAGAAAGCATCTTTGCCCAGTTCCAATACAGCTTCTACTACACAACGGTCCTCAGTCTCCCGGGCATCCCCAGCGACGTCCAGATCGTAAACCGCGGCATTGATACAGAATACAACGTCCCTGTTCTTCCTGGTGCATATGTGTTCTCCCCCTCTGCTCTGCCGGGGGTTTTCACGGGATACTTCGGGGGCGGCGACCAGAACCTGACAGAGGGAGAAGTAGCGGAGCTTATCCAGGGTAATGCGCTCTCACTACAGAATGCCGGGTATGATGTAGAAACTGTGGAGATACTGGCTTACGGCAACCATAGCCCGTTTGAGCTGTTCGCGCCTGCCGAGGCGATTGCCAGCGGGTTCTATCGGGATTTGTATGCGCTGCAGGGATATCGGGGGACCTGGTATTCGGGGGCTGCATTTGAGGCTCATTCTTCGGCGGCGTTGTGGAAGTTCACTGAGACGTTGTTGGTTGAGAAGGTCTTGAGTGGTTGA
- a CDS encoding uncharacterized protein (TransMembrane:1 (o154-177i);~antiSMASH:Cluster_3.7) — translation MSGKFTFPTKAKNKFIVADLVNVTWNVDAPVISLYESCGKRNRILQEEATNNNSYVWTASRKGYVESGCKFKLQPFTAELESYGNNITSALFGVSKRYTDDPSPVSYNFANTTETETETSTTEASTPSATDLSSEPTITPTSNASHGLSKASKVGIGVGVPLGVLLLSFLIGAFIIYRRKSRRKEIREITAINQREDGMAPLPTFGLRDPHLTRLSQAETIGTVSQLSSDNQRTETTERPPSELMATGRAELA, via the exons ATGTCAGGAAAGTTCACGTTTCCGACAAAAGCGAAAAATAAGTTCATAGTCGCAGACCTGGTCAACGTAACCTGGAACGTTGATGCTCCTGTGATCTCGCTCTACGAGAGCTGTGGCAAGAGGAACCGCATATTACAAG AGGAagcaaccaacaacaataGCTACGTGTGGACGGCGAGCCGCAAAGGCTACGTGGAGAGTGGCTGTAAATTCAAACTGCAGCCATTCACTGCTGAGCTCGAGTCGTATGGCAATAACATCACAAGCGCCCTCTTCGGGGTATCGAAGAGATATACCGATGATCCGTCGCCCGTCTCGTACAATTTCGCCAACAcgacagaaacagaaacagaaacctCCACGACAGAAGCCTCCACGCCTTCAGCTACCGACCTTAGTTCAGAACCAACAATCACCCCAACTTCCAATGCTAGCCACGGTCTCTCAAAAGCGAGTAAAGTTGGAATTGGCGTCGGCGTGCCACTTGGTGTACTGCTGCTATCTTTCTTGATAGGAGCCTTCATAATATATCGGCGGAAAAGCCGCCGGAAAGAAATTCGCGAAATCACTGCGATAAATCAGCGTGAGGATGGGATGGCGCCTCTTCCTACATTTGGGCTTAGAGATCCTCATCTCACACGCCTGTCTCAGGCAGAGACAATAGGCACGGTTTCGCAGTTGTCAAGCGATAATCAGAGAACGGAAACGACGGAGAGACCGCCGAGTGAATTAATGGCAACAGGACGGGCAGAATTAGCCTGA
- a CDS encoding putative NRPS-like protein biosynthetic cluster (COG:I;~EggNog:ENOG410PJB7;~InterPro:IPR000873,IPR012728,IPR009081,IPR036736, IPR020806,IPR011004,IPR042099,IPR010071,IPR020845;~PFAM:PF00501,PF00550;~SMCOG1002:AMP-dependent synthetase and ligase;~TransMembrane:6 (i597-621o641-671i829-852o864-890i1071-1091o1097-1119i);~antiSMASH:Cluster_3.7;~go_function: GO:0031177 - phosphopantetheine binding [Evidence IEA]) — MPHSRHYQPLPTGEVEKPGLAVYNSQPTTTARTLIDILDDSIKAHPQHLAIDNGQTRLTYHQLQEEITTRLATLRASHIGAGDHVGIRMASGTVDLYVSILAVLAAGAAYVPVDADDPDERANTVWAEARVCAVLTDGLQVQLTPQTSLPVSQPEKPTPAHTAWIIHTSGSTGKPKGVAVTHGSAAAFVDAEASLFLQDRPIGPGDRVLAGMSVAFDASCEEMWLAWRNGACLVPAPRALVQAGVDLGVFLARHCISVVSTVPTLAAMWPAEALRSVRLLILGGEACSSELAGRLASEGRDVWNTYGPTEATVVSCAAPLVAGELVRIGLPLAGWQLAVIGADGEPVAWGETGELVIAGAGLARYLDTEKDRVKFAPLPSVGWPRAYRTGDLVRADPQGLVFIGRDDEQVKIGGRRVELGEIDAVLMMLPGVSAAASAIRRSETGTPLLVGYIVRDAVAGKADREILRDRLPAALVPFLANSKQLPLRASGKVDRAALPWPPPSVETAFEGSAGWLAEQWRRVLGVSIQDDSNFFDIGGTSLAAAQLVSLLRQRCPSFPVVDIYHHPTLFEMANRVDQLTSTRQSMRVVKPTPKRTGYLQFGFLVVLLTFESSRWFVVMGLFKESAVFFMGPFGWAESLSIPSWVLFMCWVLFITMPGRVLTTAIVARALVAGVRPGNYHRGGWVHLRLWAAERFVSISGINPIIGTQWCRRYAWLLGCRVDPSAQLHALPPVTGLASYGASCVVEPEADLAGHWVDGDVLRIGTIEISTGARVSARASLLPGTILEPFAEVQPGVCVEGTVKGGFGHDEQYTAERDGAWAKLRYTLTLLLLEVLPAIAAVPAVVLCTYILWNRASEGFILNAVVLAVPVTVMSVVSYAALVAGVIRLVARYMRPGIFSSHGVHAWAAWLTHRLMSDARTGLFAFYASLLTPTWLRILGARVGRGVEASTIVAAPSLLHAGDGSFLADDVLLAPFEIRGSKLALGVSSIGQRAFVGNSGIVGPDHSTPDESLVGVLGSAPVPSQMPAGSSWLGRPTISIPRRLDELPDERLSFDPPLRLKIARGAVESMRVVPLVISALLIELLVAAMIAVLDDWGLTIAIISGGVLLFTAGVASCLIATAAKWTLIPNVAAGHQHPLWSSFVWRNELALTFVESLALPWMLRLLYGTPLLNIWLRTMGTAVGRGVWCETHRFPEAELVSLGDGVSINRQCVLQTHLFHDRLMRLDRVTLKDGATLGPAAIPLPATVVGSGATVGPLSLAMRGEQVPDGTRWLGNPIGPWRVSD; from the coding sequence ATGCCTCATTCTAGACATTACCAACCACTGCCCACAGGGGAGGTAGAGAAACCAGGACTGGCCGTTTACAATTCCCAACCAACTACTACAGCCCGAACCCTTATCGACATTCTGGACGATTCCATCAAGGCCCATCCCCAACACCTTGCCATCGACAATGGCCAGACACGCCTTACCTACCACCAGCTGCAAGAAGAGATTACTACCCGTCTAGCAACCCTGCGCGCATCTCATATCGGAGCGGGAGATCATGTGGGCATCCGCATGGCCTCTGGAACCGTCGACCTGTACGTGAGTATCTTGGCTGTTCTCGCAGCGGGGGCAGCATATGTCCCTGTCGATGCGGACGATCCAGACGAGCGAGCCAATACAGTCTGGGCCGAAGCGCGCGTGTGTGCTGTCTTGACAGACGGCCTACAAGTCCAACTAACCCCCCAGACCTCTCTGCCTGTATCTCAACCCGAAAAACCTACCCCAGCCCACACAGCCTGGATCATCCATACCTCCGGCTCAACGGGAAAACCAAAAGGCGTAGCCGTCACGCACGGCAGCGCCGCCGCATTCGTCGACGCAGAGGCGTCGTTATTTCTCCAAGACCGACCCATTGGCCCAGGCGACCGCGTCCTAGCCGGCATGTCCGTCGCGTTCGATGCATCCTGCGAAGAAATGTGGCTGGCGTGGCGGAATGGGGCATGTCTCGTCCCGGCGCCGCGCGCGTTAGTCCAGGCAGGCGTGGACCTAGGCGTCTTTTTAGCTCGACATTGTATATCGGTTGTCTCGACCGTTCCGACTCTGGCGGCGATGTGGCCGGCGGAGGCTCTGAGGAGTGTCCGGCTGTTGATACTGGGTGGGGAGGCTTGTTCTTCAGAGCTGGCTGGTCGTCTTGCGAGTGAAGGACGGGATGTTTGGAATACATATGGCCCGACGGAAGCGACGGTGGTTTCCTGTGCTGCGCCCCTGGTGGCGGGGGAGTTGGTTCGCATTGGGCTTCCGTTGGCGGGCTGGCAGCTCGCTGTCATAGGGGCCGACGGTGAACCTGTGGCCTGGGGAGAAACTGGAGAGCTGGTTATCGCGGGCGCGGGCCTGGCTCGGTATCTGGATACTGAAAAGGACAGGGTCAAATTCGCACCGCTGCCATCTGTCGGCTGGCCGCGGGCGTATCGGACTGGGGATCTGGTTCGTGCGGATCCGCAGGGACTGGTGTTTATTGGCCGGGATGACGAGCAGGTCAAGATAGGAGGTCGACGGGTCGAGTTGGGTGAGATTGACGCCGTCTTGATGATGCTTCCTGGCGTTAGTGCTGCTGCGAGCGCAATCCGTCGAAGCGAGACGGGGACGCCGCTGCTTGTCGGGTACATTGTTCGAGATGCCGTTGCTGGCAAGGCTGATCGCGAGATTCTAAGAGACCGCTTGCCGGCGGCTTTGGTGCCGTTCTTGGCCAATTCGAAGCAGCTGCCTTTGCGGGCTTCTGGCAAGGTGGATCGTGCAGCGTTGCCGTGGCCGCCCCCATCAGTCGAAACAGCATTCGAAGGCAGCGCGGGCTGGTTGGCTGAGCAGTGGCGGAGAGTCCTCGGAGTATCTATCCAGGACGACAGCAATTTCTTCGATATCGGGGGCACCAGTCTTGCTGCAGCACAGCTCGTTTCGCTGCTTCGCCAGCGCTGTCCCAGCTTTCCGGTCGTTGACATCTACCACCACCCAACCTTGTTCGAAATGGCGAATCGAGTAGATCAGCTCACAAGCACCCGCCAAAGCATGCGTGTGGTGAAGCCAACGCCAAAACGGACTGGCTATCTCCAGTTCGGGTTCCTCGTGGTGTTGCTCACGTTTGAGAGCTCCCGCTGGTTTGTCGTGATGGGCCTCTTCAAGGAATCGGCGGTCTTTTTCATGGGCCCATTTGGCTGGGCCGAGAGCCTTTCAATTCCAAGCTGGGTGCTTTTCATGTGCTGGGTGCTTTTTATCACCATGCCCGGCAGGGTGCTGACCACGGCGATTGTTGCACGAGCTCTTGTTGCTGGTGTTCGCCCAGGCAATTACCATCGAGGAGGCTGGGTGCATCTTCGCCTGTGGGCAGCTGAACGGTTTGTGAGCATCAGTGGGATTAACCCCATCATCGGTACGCAGTGGTGTCGCCGCTACGCCTGGCTGCTTGGCTGTCGCGTAGACCCGAGTGCACAGCTCCATGCCTTACCGCCAGTCACCGGCCTTGCGAGCTATGGCGCGTCTTGCGTCGTCGAACCCGAGGCAGATCTCGCCGGGCATTGGGTGGACGGGGATGTTCTACGGATTGGGACCATTGAGATATCCACCGGCGCTCGAGTGAGTGCCCGGGCCTCATTGCTGCCGGGAACTATCCTCGAGCCATTTGCTGAAGTGCAGCCGGGGGTCTGCGTCGAAGGGACTGTCAAAGGTGGCTTTGGTCATGATGAACAGTACACTGCGGAGCGAGACGGCGCCTGGGCAAAGCTGCGCTACACATTGACTCTACTGCTTCTCGAAGTCTTGCCGGCCATAGCTGCCGTGCCTGCAGTGGTACTCTGCACGTATATCTTGTGGAACAGAGCCTCGGAAGGTTTTATCCTCAATGCAGTAGTACTGGCGGTACCTGTCACCGTGATGAGCGTCGTTTCCTATGCAGCTTTAGTAGCAGGCGTGATTCGACTCGTGGCGAGGTACATGAGACCAGGCATCTTCTCCAGCCACGGTGTACACGCCTGGGCTGCGTGGTTGACACACCGGCTGATGAGCGATGCCCGGACTGGCCTCTTTGCATTCTACGCCAGCCTATTGACGCCGACATGGCTTCGCATACTAGGCGCGCGCGTTGGGCGTGGTGTCGAAGCGTCAACTATAGTAGCAGCACCGTCACTCCTCCATGCAGGTGATGGGTCGTTCTTGGCAGACGATGTGCTGCTGGCGCCATTCGAGATCAGAGGGAGTAAGCTTGCACTGGGTGTCTCGTCGATAGGACAGCGGGCGTTCGTTGGCAACTCTGGCATTGTCGGGCCAGACCACTCGACTCCAGACGAGTCACTGGTTGGCGTCTTGGGCAGTGCCCCGGTTCCATCGCAAATGCCTGCTGGTTCATCCTGGCTCGGACGACCGACCATCTCcattcctcgtcgtcttgaCGAGCTCCCCGATGAGAGACTGTCTTTTGATCCGCCCTTGAGACTGAAGATCGCGAGAGGCGCAGTCGAGTCGATGCGGGTTGTCCCGCTGGTTATCTCGGCGCTCTTAATAGAACTCCTTGTGGCAGCCATGATCGCAGTCTTGGACGACTGGGGCTTGACCATTGCGATCATTTCCGGGGGAGTGTTGCTATTTACAGCAGGAGTCGCGTCGTGCCTTATAGCAACAGCTGCCAAATGGACTCTGATACCCAATGTCGCAGCAGGCCATCAGCACCCGCTATGGAGTTCCTTCGTCTGGCGAAACGAGCTGGCTCTGACCTTTGTTGAATCTCTGGCCCTGCCATGGATGCTTCGCCTGTTATACGGCACCCCTCTGCTGAACATCTGGCTGCGCACGATGGGAACTGCGGTTGGTAGAGGAGTCTGGTGCGAGACACATCGTTTCCCCGAGGCCGAGCTCGTGAGCTTGGGAGACGGGGTCTCGATCAACCGTCAATGCGTGCTGCAGACCCATCTGTTCCATGACCGGCTGATGCGGCTGGATCGGGTGACGTTGAAAGATGGAGCTACCTTGGGCCCTGCTGCGATCCCACTGCCCGCGACGGTCGTTGGATCAGGAGCAACAGTTGGCCCGCTGTCTCTGGCCATGCGGGGAGAGCAAGTTCCTGACGGTACCCGTTGGCTTGGAAACCCAATTGGGCCATGGAGGGTCTCAGATTAG
- a CDS encoding uncharacterized protein (antiSMASH:Cluster_3.7) — protein sequence MRSSSKPRSSRSTADRRYSARYLILVYRDTGPHFDPLEIQRLVAREQGKCTIVRQAGSNYLAFVDFAGKRFQTRNLGLFDVQGYHPKWIHVTSYPWRTLDEMMAQGHVLWNGIARPHKQASPSRKRAPAGKAPASSNPWELVGSATNEASLQDFLQKEMDSEDSKAPERQLDKIDSGVPVAGGETEMARNVQYWQDGYRAGYKAAMAMSNIHQPVSNTSLSTAVPPPGAEVSQLFVSNDGADSDGAESTCCSQSYALPGDSDILGEVSQLDWNLELEDVWNRQLVA from the exons ATGAGATCTTCAAGTAAACCACGGAGCAGTCGATCAACTGCCGATCGACGATACAGCGCCCGATACCTGATTCTCGTCTACCGCGACACCGGGCCACACTTCGACCCGCTGGAAATCCAACGACTAGTCGCACGCGAGCAAGGAAAGTGCACAATCGTACGACAGGCCGGGAGCAACTATCTTGCCTTCGTGGACTTTGCTGGAAAGCGCTTCCAGACGCGGAATCTCGGCCTCTTCGACGTCCAGGGCTATCACCCGAAATGGATCCACGTCACGTCGTATCCATGGCGCACCTTGGATGAAATGATGGCCCAGGGGCATGTCCTGTGGAATGGCATTGCTCGGCCTCACAAACAggcctctccttctcgcaAAAGAGCTCCTGCTGGTAAAGCGCCGGCTTCGTCTAACCCGTGGGAACTGGTCGGGAGCGCAACGAACGAAGCGTCGCTGCAGGATTTCTTACAAAAGGAAATGGACTCGGAGGATTCAAAGGCCCCAGAACGACAGTTGGACAAAATCGATAGCGGTGTCCCTGTGGCGGGTGGTGAGACAGAGATGGCGCGCAATGTGCAATACTGGCAGGATGGCTATCGAGCGGGCTACAAGGCTGCTATGGCCATGTCGAACATCCACCAGCCAGTGTCGAACACTTCTTTGAG TACGGCCGTTCCACCACCAGGAGCTGAGgtttcccagctcttcgTATCAAACGACGGTGCCGACTCTGATGGCGCCGAATCAACATGCTGCAGTCAGTCCTATGCTCTCCCAGGAGATAGCGATATCCTGGGCGAGGTCTCGCAGCTGGACTGGAATCTCGAGCTAGAAGATGTCTGGAATCGTCAACTGGTTGCTTGA
- a CDS encoding cytochrome P450 (COG:Q;~EggNog:ENOG410PN22;~InterPro:IPR001128,IPR002403,IPR036396;~SMCOG1034:cytochrome P450;~TransMembrane:1 (i230-251o);~antiSMASH:Cluster_3.7;~go_function: GO:0004497 - monooxygenase activity [Evidence IEA];~go_function: GO:0005506 - iron ion binding [Evidence IEA];~go_function: GO:0016705 - oxidoreductase activity, acting on paired donors, with incorporation or reduction of molecular oxygen [Evidence IEA];~go_function: GO:0020037 - heme binding [Evidence IEA];~go_process: GO:0055114 - oxidation-reduction process [Evidence IEA]) produces the protein MSPSLAREVLAVHAPVNNHDMVGYFMRNVWDDKGAIAAMDQNVLWGRIHRAVYQLNREPFLSQAGHVVTTNIEKETLRLVSSKVPVSTLKRQQRAAVVVHSPTEYEASFFPLIRHFVADMVLPALYGAGFMEKYPDIAADLFQFDSNFDLFLMGLPPWMPLPGLRESAAARDRVKKAMEDLHDAIKNIEAAGHRNDVDVSSVMKERVRLWEEAVGGSSCSKEAYIASHAFLLWVTLINANVIVFWLLFHIYQDPSLLAAIRGEVSPFVQVQDGHTVKLDPPAIRTQTPLLQSAFLETMRLYTQSNSFKNVQADFTVSESESDQYIRESSLDGSKDRQGYPASHSQRVYQLQKGDMICVPFGVHQSDPRYWDHPEKFDGRRFLTQGGIAGKTGARPLVDYTRISPWGSGASLCKGQKLSSREVLEIAAAILVCWDMEPAGTTEWVHPGLARAGGTAVPKADFRGRLRRRVP, from the coding sequence ATGTCCCCCAGTCTAGCCAGGGAAGTGCTGGCAGTGCACGCACCAGTGAACAACCACGACATGGTTGGATATTTCATGCGAAACGTATGGGATGACAAGGGTGCCATCGCGGCCATGGATCAGAATGTGCTCTGGGGGAGAATCCATCGTGCAGTCTACCAGCTCAATCGGGAACCCTTTCTCTCGCAGGCCGGTCACGTTGTGACTACGAATATCGAGAAAGAAACACTACGCCTGGTGTCTTCTAAGGTTCCGGTGTCCACTTTAAAGAGGCAGCAGAGAGCAGCCGTTGTGGTTCACAGTCCAACGGAGTACGAggcctctttcttccccttGATCCGCCATTTCGTGGCTGATATGGTCCTGCCGGCTCTCTATGGCGCGGGATTCATGGAAAAATACCCCGACATTGCAGCTGACTTGTTCCAATTTGACTCCAACTTTGATTTGTTCCTCATGGGTCTCCCTCCCTGGATGCCTTTGCCAGGCCTGCGAGAGAGCGCCGCGGCTCGGGACCGCGTGAAAAAGGCAATGGAAGATCTCCACGACgctattaaaaatatagaagcTGCAGGTCACCGGAATGACGTTGATGTCAGCAGCGTCATGAAGGAGCGCGTCCGACTGTGGGAGGAGGCCGTTGGGGGTTCGTCCTGCAGTAAAGAGGCATACATTGCATCCCATGCATTCCTCCTATGGGTAACCCTGATAAACGCCAATGTGATTGTCTTCTGGCTGCTATTCCATATCTACCAGGACCCGTCTCTTCTCGCCGCCATCCGCGGGGAGGTGTCGCCCTTTGTTCAAGTCCAAGATGGCCACACCGTCAAACTCGACCCGCCAGCCATCCGGACACAAACGCCCCTGCTGCAGTCTGCCTTTTTGGAAACAATGCGGCTCTATACACAGAGCAATAGCTTTAAGAATGTCCAGGCGGATTTCACGGTCTCGGAATCCGAGAGCGACCAATATATCCGCGAGTCCAGCCTCGACGGATCGAAGGACCGTCAGGGGTATCCTGCATCACACTCGCAGAGGGTGTATCAGCTCCAGAAGGGAGACATGATCTGCGTTCCATTCGGTGTGCATCAATCCGACCCTCGATACTGGGACCATCCCGAGAAATTCGACGGCCGACGGTTTCTCACGCAGGGAGGCATTGCAGGAAAGACGGGCGCCAGACCGTTGGTGGACTACACACGTATCAGCCCCTGGGGCTCAGGGGCATCCCTGTGTAAAGGGCAGAAGCTCTCATCTCGAGAAGTGCTCGAGATTGCGGCTGCTATCCTGGTCTGCTGGGACATGGAGCCTGCTGGGACGACGGAATGGGTGCATCCAGGTCTTGCCAGGGCCGGGGGTACTGCAGTTCCCAAGGCAGATTTCAGAGGTAGATTACGGCGAAGGGTGCCTTGA